One Drechmeria coniospora strain ARSEF 6962 chromosome 01, whole genome shotgun sequence genomic region harbors:
- a CDS encoding ornithine decarboxylase antizyme codes for MDANHLVQGRSGIPEVPTSGLPSPPTSPPLAALNSSNELALLPKTSGKRTETPGRHPERRGGAALMIREECERFFCESMKTVFHGEGNQSMNGSGLSGAYLQTPPPEEHIALELNGHDVSSPHARAFEIDSWMEVWDYAGGASFRAFVAHNGHERSLFVFFDVQGSVGRDLKRALMALIELADGPLNCSHIVTCIDRRMTADEALALTKSLQWVGFEMTTLDHWAGDLDVTSKKWVFMGMEL; via the exons ATGGATGCTAACCACCTTGTGCAGGGGCGGAGTGGTATTCCTGAGGTCCCTACCTCAGGACTCCCATCCCCACCAACAAGTCCCCCCCTCGCCGCGCTGAACTCGTCGAACGAGCTCGCTCTTCTGCCCAAGACTTCGGGCAAGAGGACAGAAACACCGGGTCGCCACCCGGAGCGACGAGGGGGGGCAGCACTCATGATCAGGGAAGAATGTGAGAGATTCTTTTGCGAGTCCATGAAGACTGTGTTTCACGGTGAGGGGAACCAGTCGATGAATGGCTCCGGCCTGTCAGGTGCTTACTTGCAGACGCCACCGCCAGAGGAACACATCGCTCTGGAGCTTAACGGTCACGATGTCTCAAGTCCTCATGCCCGCGCCTTCGAGATTGATTCCTGGATGGAGGTCTGGGACTATGCTGGCGGCGCCAGCTTCCGCGCCTTTGTCGCCCACAATGGGCATGAGAGATCTTTGTTTGTCTTCTTCGATGTTCAAGGATCCGTTGGGAGAGATCTCAAGAGAGC GCTCATGGCCCTCATTGAGCTCGCCGATGGCCCCTTGAACTGCAGCCACATTGTCACTTGCATCGATCGTCGCATGACCGCCGACGAAGCTCTCGCTTTGACGAAAAGTCTACAGTGGGTAGGCTTTGAAATGACCACACTCGACCACTGGGCTGGTGATTTGGATGTCACCAGCAAAAAATGGGTATTCATGGGCATGGAGTTGTAG
- a CDS encoding ubiquinol-cytochrome C reductase-like protein — protein MVGFSLAPFVLRRPWLTKMLTPAANWYAGAAGYQKLGLRFDDLIEEERESSQIALKRLSPKESYERIYRIRRATQCSYQHKLLPKDQWTKPEEDVPYLRTIIEQVEAELAERDALDSMSVIKKH, from the exons ATGGTCGGATTCTCGCTCGCTCCATTCGTCCTGCGCCGGCCCTGGCTGACCAAGATGCTCACGCCCGCGGCCAACTGGTACGCCGGTGCTGCCGGATACCAGAAGCTCGGTCTGAG GTTCGACGACCtcatcgaggaggagcgaGAGTCGTCCCAGATCGCCCTGAAGCGTCTCAGCCCCAAGGAGTCCTACGAGCGCATCTATCGCATCCGCCGCGCGACGCAATGCAGCTACCAGCACAAGCTGCTGCCCAAGGACCAGTGGACGAAGCCCGAGGAG GACGTTCCCTATCTGCGCACCATCatcgagcaggtcgaggccgagctcgctgAGAGGGACGCCCTGGACTCCATGTCGGTCATCAAGAAGCACTAA
- a CDS encoding tyrosyl-tRNA synthetase, class Ib, which translates to MASKSASERLGLIRENLAETLNPEIIEKILNEGRNPKVYWGTATTGRPHCGYFVPAIKIAQLLAAGCDVIVLLADIHGFLDNLKAPLELVAYRAEYYRLIIKAILEAVGVSTDRLRFVLGSEYQKSAAYVMDVYKLSSLISEHDAKRAGAEIVKQTDNAPLSGLLYPILQVLDEQYLDVDVQFGGLDQRKLFIAAKEWLPKLGYRERAHIMNPMVPGLHGGKMSSSDQDSKIDLLDAPEVVTKKIKKAVAAPTVVEDNGVLSFVEFVLLPASALRGKREFIVERERDGLEPLVYTDIAQMNDDYRNDKLTPQILKPAVAAALIKLLAPIHAAFEASKEWQDINLKAYPPPPKKEKKVKNKGTRHPGAQNQTQETVLPIREGQ; encoded by the exons ATGGCTAGCAAGTCAGCATCCGAGAGACTTGGTCTCATCCGGGAGAACCTCGCCGAGACTTTGAACCCCGAAATCATCGAAAAGATCTTGAACGAGGGGCGCAACCCCAAGGTGTACTGGG GGACTGCCACGACGGGCCGCCCACACTGCGGCTACTTTGTCCCCGCCATCAAGATCGCTCAGCTGCTCGCTGCCGGCTGCGATGTCATCGTTCTGCTCGCCGATATCCACGGATTCCTCGACAACCTCAAGGCACCGCTAGAACTAGTTGCCTACCGAGCCGAGTACTACAGGTTGATTATCAAGgccatcctcgaggccgtcggcgtctccACCGACAGGTTGCGGTTCGTTCTAGGCAGCGAGTACCAGAAGAGCGCCGCATATGTCATGGATGTCTACAAGCTCTCGTCCTTGATCTCGGAACATGATGCCAAGAGGGCGGGCGCTGAAATCGTCAAGCAAACGGACAACGCCCCGCTGAGCGGGCTCCTTTACCCCATCCTTCAGGTGTTGGACGAGCAGTACTTGGATGTGGATGTTCAGTTTGGCG GTCTTGACCAGCGAAAACTATTCATTGCTGCGAAGGAATGGCTACCAAAGCTGGGCTACAGAGAA CGCGCTCACATCATGAACCCAATGGTTCCCGGCCTGCACGGTGGCAAGATGAGCTCAAGTGATCAGG ACAGCAAAATCGATCTCCTCGATGCTCCCGAGGTCGTCACCAAGAAAATCAAAAAGGCCGTTGCTGCACCAACGGTTGTCGAGGATAACGGCGTTCTCTCGTTTGTGGAATTCGTATTGCTTCCTGCTTCGGCACTACGTGGAAAGCGAGAATTTATTGTCGAGCGCGAGAgagacggcctcgagccatTGGTGTACACCGATATTGCCCAGATGAACGACGATTATAGGAACGACAAA TTGACGCCTCAGATACTGAagccggccgtcgcggcaGCTCTAATAAAGCTGCTTGCCCCGATCCACGCCGCGTTTGAAGCGTCCAAGGAGTGGCAAGACATCAACCTCAAAGCGTACCCACCACCCCCtaagaaggagaagaaggtcAAGAACAAAGGCACCCGACATCCTGGGGCTCAAAATCAGACCCAGGAAACAGTACTTCCCATCCGAGAAGGTCAATAG
- a CDS encoding Acyl-CoA dehydrogenase/oxidase encodes MASSSKTFTREEVREHTTDDSLWCIIDSTVYDLTDFVDAHPGGESVLRQVAGQDATTAFYNLHRHEVLSKYASLAIGSVQGEQAQVITPLPGDLSPVPYAEPLWLSSHFKSPYYKDSHRRLQKAIRHFTDRYLTPEAQECESTGRHISQEMIDHMSRLGILHMRLGPGKHLHGVNLLDGAVDGQEFDYFHDLIVSQELSRTMTRGFQDGNMAGMTIGLTAVLNFARDQSWKKKIADEVFSGRKKLCLAITEAFAGSDVAGLRTTAEKTADGKHYIVNGTKKWITNATWCDYFVTGVRTGKGLSVLLIPRGEGVETKAIKTSYSPAAGTGYITFDNVKVPVENLLGEENKGIHVILSNFNHERWTMACGSVRISRTIVEECLKWANQRLVFGKRLIDQPVIRLKLAKMISLVEANQSWLETVTYQMCHMPYKQQAQHLAGPIGLLKMSCTRAAHEIADEAVQIWGGRGLTQTGMGKHIEMFNRTYKFDAILGGAEEVLGDLGVRQAMRNFPKAML; translated from the exons atggcctcctcctccaagACCTTCACGCGCGAGGAGGTGCGCGAGCACACCACCGACGACTCCCTCTGGTGCATCATCGACAGCACCGTCTACGACCTCACCGacttcgtcgacgcccatcCCGGCGGCGAGTCCGTCCTCCGCCAGGTCGCCGGCCAGGATGCCACCACGGCCTTCTACAACCTCCATCGTCACGAGGTCCTCTCCAAGTACGCCAGCCTCGCCATCGGTTCCGTCCAGGGCGAGCAGGCCCAGGTCATCACCCCGCTGCCCGGCGACCTCAGTCCCGTTCCCTACGCCGAACCCCTGTGGCTCTCCTCGCACTTCAAATCGCCCTACTACAAGGACTCCCATCGTCGTCTGCAGAAAGCCATCCGCCACTTCACCGACAGGTACCTCACCCCGGAGGCGCAAGAGTGCGAGTCGACGGGCCGCCACATCAGCCAGGAGATGATTGACCACATGAgccgcctcggcatcctgcACATGCGGCTCGGTCCCGGCAAGCACCTGCACGGCGTCAACCTCCtcgatggcgccgtcgacggtcaaGAGTTTGACTACTTCCACGACCTCATCGTCTCCCAGGAACTGTCGAGGACCATGACGAGGGGCTTCCAGGACGGCAACATGGCCGGCATGACCATCGGCCTCACCGCCGTCCTCAACTTCGCCCGGGACCAGTCCTGGAAGAAGAAGATTGCCGACGAGGTGTTCAGCGGGAGGAAGAAGCTGTGTCTCGCCATCACCGAGGCCTTTGCCGGCTCCGACGTCGCGGGCCtccggacgacggccgagaagacggcggaTGGCAAGCACTAc ATCGTCAACGGCACCAAGAAGTGGATCACCAACGCCACGTGGTGCGACTACTTCGTCACCGGCGTCCGCACCGGCAAGGGCCTCAGCGTTCTGCTCATTCCCcgaggcgagggcgtcgagacAAAGGCCATCAAGACCTCCTACTCTCCCGCCGCAGGCACCGGCTACATCACCTTTGACAACGTCAAGGTGCCGGTCGAGAatctcctcggcgaggagaacAAGGGCATCCACGTCATTCTCAGCAACTTCAACCACGAGCGGTGGACCATGGCCT GCGGTAGCGTCCGCATCTCCAGGACCATCGTCGAGGAATGTCTCAAGTGGGCAAACCAGCGCCTCGTCTTCGGCAAGCGCCTCATCGACCAACCCGTCATCAGGCTCAA GCTCGCCAAGATGATCTCTCTCGTGGAGGCCAACCAGTCCTGGCTCGAGACCGTCACCTACCAGATGTGCCACATGCCCTACAAGCAACAAGCGCAGCACCTCGCCGGTCCCATCGGCCTGCTCAAGATGAGCTGCACCCGGGCCGCCCACGAAattgccgacgaggctgtCCAAATCTggggcggccgcggcctGACCCAGACCGGCATGGGAAAGCACATCGAGATGTTCAACAGGACGTACAAGTTTGATGCtatcctcggcggcgccgaggaagtCTTGGGTGATCTCGGTGTGCGGCAGGCGATGAGGAATTTTCCCAAGGCCATGCTCTAG
- a CDS encoding Ubiquitin carboxyl-terminal hydrolase family protein, giving the protein MSNLHLPAGQSIHHQGSGGGAVNMAGTPGGGPRRRQHQYMPQYPQQHMAPMYPNYGHYGPQGYYGMPPQFQNGGVPSGVPAPGYAPYQAYHARSPPAMPHYVPMVGVTVPSNYPRHSQHSPNLSTPHQAPPPAPAPMPPHTPSSTHSSQVIPPTPPTPQMVEHVTAVPQPLPPHFDGSLDVERKPFRPPLPWLSQPDLSFPSRAPRSRRRRRLLNADGAAVSLPLEQQQGTTPARSLQASDNTAGVTPTSQSANVDTPSTKASDAKSTPPSPTAKRAKQPEAAIAKEVTAHGDAPSASPTSSIVPALPRPASKASSTSKPQDVTKVASDIQPHAPAAVNGAPPTVEEAAAGQTAEAKSPSVTSSPAKPAPTSWANLFAKPSAHAPVGGGGSGGSVNGGGNAASAFSKTNASSLADAIRAYQVGSCDKLSFLEPRGLINTGNMCYMNSVLQVLMFCVPFYDFLCQVSKRAVHSFKSETPLVDAMVMFMHEYNVVASALSADQLQRTLKNEELEKYGEPFTPEFVYEAIRQLSRFASMRASSTRSVNLAGQLLTVQQRGHQQDAEEFLGFLLQSLNDECAHVMNSSQAADADSASVNLTASQSSTASGDWHEVGRKQRAAVTRSSGSNSSTPITKMFGGLLRSELRVPGLKDSITTEPYQPLQLDIGSPEVRNVVDALRGLTRPERLQGDFNSPRGKDVLATKQVFIESLPPVLILHLKRFQFDAEGHGTIKIWKRVGYPLELEIPREALSRQTLHAIGDGPMPRYNLISVVYHHGKNASGGHYTVDVRRQDGREWIRMDDTVLRRVRSEDVAEGGSKEDGRDVRGDHSPAAGAGNRFGAMNDQDAGDDDGWKQVTTSAGGNKRWSSVVNGVNGSAKEKQVKESIKDNKVAYLLFYQRI; this is encoded by the exons ATGAGTAACCTCCATCTGCCGGCTGGGCAGAGCATACACCACCaagggagcggcggcggtgcggtGAACATGGCCGGCACTCCTGGAGGCGgcccccggcggcggcagcatcagTACATGCCGCAGTATCCTCAGCAGCACATGGCGCCCATGTATCCAAACTACGGACACTACGGGCCTCAGGGATACTACGGGATGCCACCCCAGTTCCAGAACGGCGGAGTCCCCTCCGGAGTCCCAGCTCCCGGCTACGCTCCCTATCAGGCTTACCACGCGAGGTCGCCGCCTGCGATGCCCCATTACGTGCCCATGGTTGGCGTTACCGTCCCGTCCAACTATCCCCGTCACTCGCAGCACTCGCCCAACCTCTCGACGCCCCATcaagctcctcctccggctccggcgccCATGCCACCCCatacgccgtcgtcgactcaTTCGTCCCAGGTGATCCCCCCGACTCCTCCGACGCCGCAGATGGTCGAGCACGTCACCGCAGTTCCACAGCCGCTCCCTCCGCATTTTGACGGCTCGCTCGACGTGGAACGAAAGCCTTTCCGACCGCCC CTGCCTTGGCTATCCCAGCCCGACCTCAGCTTCCCCTCTAGAGCGCCACGATCTagacggcggagaaggctgctgaacgccgacggcgccgccgtgtcCTTACCCCTTGAGCAACAGCAGggcacgacgccggcgaggagcctGCAGGCTTCCGACAACACGGCCGGGGTCACGCCAACCTCCCAATCCGCCAACGTCGACACTCCATCCACCAAGGCCTCGGATGCCAAGTCCACTCCGCCCTCCCCGACGGCGAAACGTGCGAAGCAACCAgaggccgccatcgccaaggaggTTACGGCCCATGGCGATGCACCTTCGGCGAGCCCCACCAGCTCCATTGTCCCTGCTCTGCCGAGGCCGGCTTCCAAGGCGTCCAGCACCAGCAAGCCACAGGACGTCACCAAGGTGGCCTCTGATATTCAACCTCacgcgcccgccgccgtgaACGGCGCGCCGCccaccgtcgaggaggctgcTGCGGGGCAGACGGCGGAAGCGAAGAGTCCCAGCGTCACCAGTTCTCCGGCCAAGCCCGCCCCGACAAGTTGGGCCAATCTTTTCGCGAAGCCCTCCGCCCACGCGcccgttggcggcggcggatcgGGTGGATCAGTCAACGGCGGTGGAAATGCCGCCAGTGCCTTTTCCAAGACCAACGCCAGCTCGCTCGCCGATGCCATCCGTGCCTACCAGGTTGGCAGCTGCGACAAACTCTCCTTTCTCGAGCCGCGCGGTCTCATCAACACGGGCAACATGTGCTACATGAACTCG GTTCTTCAAGTTCTCATGTTCTGCGTTCCCTTTTACGATTTCTTGTGCCAAGTCAGCAAGAGAGCTGTGCACAGCTTCAAGAGCGAGACTCCTCTCGTAGACGCCAT GGTCATGTTCATGCACGAGTACAACGTCGTCGCATCCGCCCTGTCCGCCGATCAGCTTCAGCGTACGTTGAAGAAtgaggagctcgagaagTACGGCGAGCCCTTCACCCCCGAATTCGTGTACGAAGCCATAAGACAGCTGTCGCGATTCGCCAGCATGAGGGCAAGTTCGACGCGTTCCGTGAACCTCGCCGGACAACTGCTAACTGTCCAGCAGCGCGGCCATCAGCAGGACGCCGAAGAGTTTctcggcttcctcctccAGTCTCTCAACGACGAGTGCGCCCATGTGATGAACAGCTcgcaggcggccgacgccgactcggCGTCCGTCAATCTCACGGCGAGCCagagctcgacggcatctGGCGACTGGCATGAAGTCGGCCGCAAGCAGCGTGCCGCCGTCACGCGCTCGTCGGGCTCCaactcgtcgacgcccatcACCAAGATGTTTGGCGGCCTGCTTCGGTCCGAGCTCCGCGTGCCCGGCCTCAAGGACTCCATCACGACAGAACCGTACCAGCCGCTCCAGCTCGACATCGGATCGCCCGAGGTGCGtaacgtcgtcgacgcgctgCGTGGCCTGACGCGCCCCGAGCGCCTCCAGGGAGACTTCAACTCGCCCCGCGGCAAGGACGTGCTGGCGACGAAGCAAGTCTTCATCGAGTCCCTGCCACCGGTTCTCATCCTCCACCTCAAACGCTTCCAGTTCGACGCCGAAGGCCACGGCACCATTAAGATCTGGAAGCGGGTCGGCTACCCGCTGGAGCTCGAGATCCCCCGTGAGGCCCTGTCTAGGCAGACTCTCCacgccatcggcgacggcccgATGCCGAGGTACAATCTCATCAGCGTTGTCTACCACCACGGCAAGAATGCAAGCGGCGGTCACTACACGGTGGATGTGCGTAGGCAAGATGGCCGCGAATGGATCCGCATGGACGACACCGTCCTCCGCCGCGTCCGCAGCGAggacgtggccgagggcggctcGAAGGAAGACGGAAGGGACGTTCGCGGCGATCATTCgccagccgccggcgcgggAAACCGATTTGGCGCCATGAACGATCAGGATGCAGGGGACGATGACGGCTGGAAGCaggtgacgacgtcggccggtGGCAACAAGCGGTGGAGCAGCGTCGTCAACGGCGTCAACGGATCGGCAAAGGAAAAGCAGGTGAAGGAGAGCATCAAGGACAACAAGGTCGCATACCTGCTATTTTACCAGCGCATTTGA
- a CDS encoding AhpC/TSA family protein, protein MPVELRKRKAPQPPPAPTPPAKKKAAAKQAPAKKAAAPKEDPKPAESKKAVAKQAVAVGDALNLDDFGGEVETNDGEKTSLKKLVEQSKAGVVLFTYPKASTPGCTTQVCLFRDSYKPLTADGLAIYGLSTDSPKANTNFKEKQKLPYPLLCDPQATLIAAIGLKKQPKGTQRGVFVVSKDGKVLAAEPGGPAATVERVKALVEELKSKK, encoded by the exons ATGCCTGTCGAGCTTCGCAAGCGCAAGGCACCCCAGCCTCCTCCTGCACCTACCCCGCCTgcgaagaagaaggctgCCGCGAAGCAGGCTCCGGCCAAGAAAGCTGCCGCCCCAAAGGAGGACCCAAAGCCGGCGGAGAGCAAGAAGGCCGTCGCCAAGcaagccgtcgccgtgggCGATGCCCTCAACCTTGACGActtcggcggcgaggtcgagacgaacgacggcgagaagaCTAGCCTGAAGAAGCTTGTCGAGCAGAgcaaggccggcgtcgttCTCTTCACCTACCCCAAGGCCTCGACCCCTGGAT GCACCACCCAGGTCTGTCTTTTTCGCGACTCGTACAAGCccctgacggccgacgggctCGCCATCTACGGCCTCAGCACCGACTCACCCAAGGCCAATACGAACTTCAAGGAGAAGCAGAAACTTCCGTACCCGCTGCTGTGCGACCCGCAAGCAaccctcatcgccgccatcggcctcaAGAAGCAACCCAAAGGTACTCAGCGTGGCGTCTTTGTTGTTAGCAAGGATGGCAaggtcctcgccgccgagcctggCGGCCCAGCGGCCACGGTTGAGAGGGTCAAGGCCTTGGTGGAGGAGTTGAAGTCGAAGAAATGA
- a CDS encoding mitochondrial carrier protein — MPMHEHLRSPSLHTPRPNTPGGIGIGTGDEAPCRSRSLVPHRPSVERRATSDAADENAVLRSPLEHHQSRLAEAGMSHDDSPRTSQVSSPPDDAPVSCRIAANSPPPAMHRPEALTPLQRWAVSASDPQFNAVAGAIGGFTSGVVTCPLDVIKTKLQAQGGGGHQFVGNGIDVGQPRLYNGLVGTAKVIWRHEGMRGMYRGLGPIILGYLPTWAVWFTVYNKSKLWMAQHSGNTHVVNFWSSIIAGASSTVATNPIWVIKTRLMSQSHSPRAEHHYHSMVRKPGESMPMARPAPNESWHYRSTLDAARKMYTSEGLASFYSGLTPALLGLTHVAVQFPTYEFLKTSFTGHGMGEAPAHGEKAHWMGILSASILSKILASSATYPHEVIRTRLQTQRRPLAGEQYLQGLGVSASSNESTCRDSRKYKGIVMTFRTILAEEGWRAFYAGLGTNMMRAVPAATVTMLSYEYVMRQLNEARLAGKEKKAAQAGSL, encoded by the exons ATGCCCATGCACGAGCACCTAAGGAG TCCGTCCCTCCACACTCCTCGCCCGAACACtcccggcggcatcggcatcggaaCCGGCGACGAAGCACCCTGCCGGAGCCGCTCGCTCGTCCCTCACCGGCCCTCGGTCGAACGCCGAGCGACATCGGACGCTGCCGACGAAAACGCCGTCCTCCGATCGCCTCTCGAACACCACCAGTCCCGGCTTGCGGAGGCGGGAATGTCTCACGACGACTCTCCCCGGACAAGCCAGGTCTCTTCGCCTCCAGACGATGCACCCGTCTCGTGCCGAATCGCTGCCaactctcctcctcctgcgaTGCACCGTCCGGAGGCCTTGACGCCGCTGCAGAGATGGGCGGTTTCTGCTTCGGACCCCCAGTTCAACGCAGTCGCCGGTgccatcggcggcttcaCCTCCGGCGTCGTCACGTGTCCGTTGGATGTCATCAAGACGAAGCTGCAGGCCCAGGGGGGTGGTGGCCACCAAttcgtcggcaacggcatcgacgtcggccaaCCGAGGCTGTACAATGGCCTGGTCGGCACCGCCAAGGTCATATGGCGCCACGAAGGCATGCGGGGCATGTATAGGGGATTGGGGCCCATCATCCTCGGCTACCTGCCCACCTGGGCCGTCTGGTTCACCGTGTACAACAAGAGCAAGCTGTGGATGGCTCAGCATTCAG GGAACACGCACGTGGTCAATTTCTGGTCCTCCATCATCGCTGGCGCGAGCAGCACCGTTGCTACGAATCCGATATGGGTCATCAAGACCCGTCTCATGTCGCAGAGCCACTCCCCTCGGGCGGAGCACCACTATCACTCGATGGTTCGCAAGCCTGGAGAGAGCATGCCGATGGCGCGGCCGGCACCGAATGAATCGTGGCACTACcgctcgacgctcgacgccgcaCGAAAGATGTACACGTCCGAAGGGCTCGCTTCCTTCTATTCCGGCCTCACACCCGCCCTTCTCGGCCTCACCCACGTGGCGGTCCAGTTCCCGACGTACGAGTTTCTCAAGACGTCATTTACCGGTCACGGCATGGGAGAAGCGCCCGCCCACGGAGAAAAGGCGCATTGGATGGGCATCCTGTCCGCGTCGATCCTGTCCAAGATTCTAGCCAGCAGCGCCACGTACCCGCACGAAGTTATCAGGACGCGGCTGCAGACGCAAAGGCGGCCGCTGGCCGGAGAACAGTACCTCCAGGGCCTGGGcgtctcggcatcgtccaaCGAATCGACGTGCAGGGACAGTCGCAAATACAAGGGCATCGTCATGACCTTTCgcaccatcctcgccgaggaaggcTGGCGAGCATTCTACGCCGGACTCGGCACCAACATGATGCGGGCTGTGCctgcggcgacggtgaccaTGCTGTCGTACGAGTACGTCATGCGACAGCTCAACGAGGCCAGGCTTGCTggcaaggagaagaaggcggcccaGGCTGGTTCCTTGTGA
- a CDS encoding imidazole glycerol phosphate synthase hisHF, which produces MPTVHLLDYVAGNIRSLVNAIERLGYEVEWVRSPEQVAKAEKLILPGVGHFGHCLSQLSQAGYLPAIKKHIEDGKPFMGVCVGLQALFEGSAEDPDVAGLGIIKGSLGRFDDSTKSVPHIGWNSANTGGRPMYDLRLDSKYYYVHTYNLPYVTGELESQGWTVATGTYGTETFVGAVAKGNVYATQFHPEKSGVAGLRTIRAFLTGEGAASLRDAVDGVPNGVPADVKGGLTRRVIACLDVRTNDNGDLVVTKGDQYDVREKSSDRTVRNLGKPVELAKRYYEDGADEITFLNITSFRDCPVADLPMLEVLRQTSKTVFVPLTVGGGIRDTVDTDGTKVTALEIATMYFKSGADKVSIGSDAVIAAEEYYSLGRKLFGNTAIEQISRAYGNQAVVVSLDPKRVYVPKHDATRHNVISTRFPGPKGEAFCWYACTIKGGRETRDMDVVELAQAVEAMGAGEVLLNCIDKDGSNSGFDLELIAQVKAAVKIPVIASSGAGNPSHFEEVFKMTTTDAALGAGMFHRGEYTVKQVKDFLSEKELLVRRFDGELDTKKGE; this is translated from the exons ATGCCCACTGTTCACCTGCTGGACTATGTTGCCGGCAACATCAGGAGTCTAGTCAATGCCATTGAGAGGCTCGGCTACGAAGTAGAATGGGTCAGATCACCAGAGCAGGTCGCCAAAGCCGAG AAACTTATCCTTCCAGGCGTCGGCCATTTTGGACACTGCCTATCCCAGCTCTCCCAGGCAGGCTACCTGCCCGCGATCAAGAAGCACATTGAAGATGGCAAGCCTTTCATGGGCGTCTGCGTGGGACTCCAAGCACTGTTCGAGGGCTCTGCTGAGGATCCTGATGTGGCCGGCCTCGGTATCATTAAGGGCTCGCTAGGCCGCTTCGATGACTCGACCAAGTCGGTCCCGCACATTGGCTGGAACAGCGCAAACACAGGCGGCAGGCCCATGTACGACCTGCGACTCGACTCCAAGTACTATTACGTCCACACCTACAACCTGCCGTATGTCACAGGGGAGCTTGAGTCTCAAGGCTGGACCGTCGCCACGGGCACCTACGGAACTGAGACATTCGTGGGCGCTGTCGCGAAGGGGAACGTCTACGCTACACAATTCCATCCCGAAAAATCTGGCGTCGCCGGTCTCCGCACCATCCGTGCGTTTCTAACAGGGGAGGGGGCTGCGTCTCTCAGAGACGCAGTTGATGGCGTGCCCAACGGTGTGCCTGCCGACGTCAAGGGTGGACTCACTCGCCGTGTCATTGCCTGCCTCGACGTCCGCACCAACGACAatggcgacctcgtcgtcaccaagGGCGACCAGTACGACGTCCGCGAAAAGTCGTCTGATCGAACCGTTCGCAACCTCGGAAAACCCGTCGAGCTTGCCAAGCGCTActacgaggacggcgccgacgagattACCTTTCTAAACATCACGTCCTTCCGCGATTGTCCCGTTGCCGACCTCCCCATGCTCGAGGTTCTCCGTCAGACGTCCAAGACCGTTTTCGTCCCCCTGAccgtcggcggtggcatCCGAGACACGGTTGACACCGACGGCACCAAAGTGACGGCGCTTGAGATCGCCACTATGTATTTCAAGTCAGGCGCCGACAAGGTCTCCATCGGCTCCgatgccgtcatcgccgccgaggagtaCTACTCGCTCGGTCGCAAGCTCTTTGGAAACACGGCCATTGAGCAAATCTCTCGTGCCTACGGCAACCAGGCTGTCGTCGTCAGCCTAGATCCCAAGCGCGTGTACGTGCCCAAGCATGACGCCACGCGCCACAACGTCATCTCGACGCGCTTTCCCGGTCCCAAGGGTGAGGCCTTCTGCTGGTATGCCTGCACCATCAAGGGCGGCCGGGAAACGCGCGACatggacgtcgtcgagcttgcgcaggccgtcgaggccatgggaGCCGGCGAAGTGCTGCTCAACTGCATCGACAAGGATGGCTCTAACAGTGGCTTCGACCTCGAGCTCATTGCCCAGGTCAAGGCGGCAGTCAAGATCCCTGTCATCGCCTCCAGCGGCGCCGGAAACCCGAGCCACTTCGAAGAGGTTTTCAAGATGACCACCACGGACGCGGCTCTAGGAGCAGGCATGTTCCATCGTGGCGAGTACACGGTCAAGCAGGTCAAAGACTTCCTGAGCGAAAAGGAGCTGTTGGTGCGAAGATTCGATGGCGAGCTGGACACAAAAAAAGGGGAATAG